A DNA window from Schistocerca gregaria isolate iqSchGreg1 chromosome 2, iqSchGreg1.2, whole genome shotgun sequence contains the following coding sequences:
- the LOC126334561 gene encoding adenosylhomocysteinase-like 1 isoform X2 codes for MSENFGGILLSSKADPSVVTDIPVTDPGTNIHVEGSESFGGQRTKLDAKSSGSSSEDDPVSPREKVQKNSSGATDFCVRNIKQHAFGRREIEIAEQEMPGIMALRKRASDDKPLKSAKIVGCTHINAQTAVLIETLAELGAQVRWAACNIYSTQNEVAAALAEAGFPIFAWRGESEEDFWWCIDKCVNAENWQPNMILDDGGDATHLMLKKYPSLFKSIKGIVEESVTGVHRLYQLSKAGKLSVPAMNVNDSVTKTKFDNLYSCRESIIDSLKRSTDIMFGGKQVVLCGYGEVGKGCSQALKGLGCIVYITEIDPICALQACMDGFRVVKLNEVIRTVDIVITATGNKNVVTREYMDKMKNGCIVCNMGHSNTEIDVNSLRTPDLTWEKVSSQVDHVIWPDGKRIVLLAEGRLVNLSCSSLPSFVVSITSATQALALIELFNAPHGRYKSDVYLLPKKMDEYVASLHLPTFDAHLTELSDEQAKYMGLNKAGPFKPNYYRY; via the exons ATGAGTGAAAATTTTGGCGGGATATTATTATCAAGTAAAGCTGATCCGTCTGTAGTCACAGACATTCCAGTAACCGATCCGGGTACTAATATTCATGTGGAAGGATCAGAGTCGTTCGGAGGACAAAGGACAAAACTGGACGCaaaatcatcag GTAGCAGTTCAGAAGATGATCCTGTTTCTCCAAGAGAAAAGGTGCAGAAGAATTCGTCAGGGGCTACAGATTTTTGTGTGAGAAATATTAAACAGCATGCTTTTGGTAGAAGAGAAATAGAAATTGCTGAGCAGGAGATGCCAGGTATTATGGCACTGCGCAAACGGGCTAGTGACGATAAACCCTTGAAGTCGGCAAAAATTGTTGGTTGTACCCATATTAACGCACAAACTGCCGTTCTAATTGAAACGCTAGCAGAGCTAGGCGCCCAAGTTCGATGGGCAGCATGCAATATTTATTCAACTCAAAATGAAGTTGCTGCTGCATTAGCAGAAGCAGGTTTCCCAATTTTCGCTTGGCGCGGGGAATCCGAAGAAGATTTTTGGTGGTGCATAGATAAATGCGTTAATGCTGAGAATTGGCAACCAAATATGATCCTTGATGATGGAGGAGACGCCACCCACTTAATGCTAAAGAAATATCCTTCCCTCTTCAAAAGCATAAAAGGTATAGTGGAAGAAAGTGTCACAGGAGTGCACCGCCTGTATCAGCTGTCAAAGGCAGGAAAGTTATCAGTGCCTGCGATGAATGTTAACGACTCCGTGACAAAAACGAAGTTTGACAATTTATATAGTTGTAGAGAATCTATTATTGACAGTCTGAAACGATCAACAGATATTATGTTCGGAGGAAAACAGGTTGTCTTATGTGGTTATGGTGAGGTTGGTAAAGGTTGTAGTCAAGCTCTAAAGGGCTTAGGATGCATTGTTTATATAACAGAAATTGATCCTATTTGTGCTTTGCAAGCTTGCATGGATGGGTTTCGCGTAGTCAAATTAAACGAGGTTATACGCACTGTCGATATTGTGATAACTGCCACAGGCAATAAAAATGTTGTAACGCGCGAGTATATGGACAAAATGAAAAACGGTTGCATTGTGTGTAACATGGGACATTCAAACACGGAAATTGATGTGAATAGTCTCCGTACTCCTGATCTCACATGGGAGAAGGTTAGTTCCCAAGTAGACCATGTTATATGGCCAGATGGAAAAAGGATTGTTCTCCTAGCAGAAGGACGCCTTGTCAATCTCAGCTGCTCAAGTCTTCCGTCTTTTGTTGTGTCGATCACCTCAGCAACGCAAGCTCTTGCGCTTATTGAGTTGTTTAATGCACCTCATGGTCGTTATAAGTCTGATGTGTACCTCTTACCAAAGAAGATGGATGAGTATGTAGCAAGTTTACATCTCCCTACATTTGATGCTCATCTAACAGAACTTTCTGATGAACAGGCCAAATACATGGGCCTTAACAAGGCAGGGCCGTTCAAGCCGAACTATTATCGCTACTGA
- the LOC126334561 gene encoding adenosylhomocysteinase-like 1 isoform X1, whose translation MSENFGGILLSSKADPSVVTDIPVTDPGTNIHVEGSESFGGQRTKLDAKSSGALKKSSRYRSRSLSASSTDSYSSASYTGSSSEDDPVSPREKVQKNSSGATDFCVRNIKQHAFGRREIEIAEQEMPGIMALRKRASDDKPLKSAKIVGCTHINAQTAVLIETLAELGAQVRWAACNIYSTQNEVAAALAEAGFPIFAWRGESEEDFWWCIDKCVNAENWQPNMILDDGGDATHLMLKKYPSLFKSIKGIVEESVTGVHRLYQLSKAGKLSVPAMNVNDSVTKTKFDNLYSCRESIIDSLKRSTDIMFGGKQVVLCGYGEVGKGCSQALKGLGCIVYITEIDPICALQACMDGFRVVKLNEVIRTVDIVITATGNKNVVTREYMDKMKNGCIVCNMGHSNTEIDVNSLRTPDLTWEKVSSQVDHVIWPDGKRIVLLAEGRLVNLSCSSLPSFVVSITSATQALALIELFNAPHGRYKSDVYLLPKKMDEYVASLHLPTFDAHLTELSDEQAKYMGLNKAGPFKPNYYRY comes from the coding sequence ATGAGTGAAAATTTTGGCGGGATATTATTATCAAGTAAAGCTGATCCGTCTGTAGTCACAGACATTCCAGTAACCGATCCGGGTACTAATATTCATGTGGAAGGATCAGAGTCGTTCGGAGGACAAAGGACAAAACTGGACGCaaaatcatcaggtgcgctgaaaaAGTCTAGTCGCTACCGTAGTCGTTCCTTGTCAGCGTCTTCGACGGACTCTTACAGTTCTGCTTCTTATACAGGTAGCAGTTCAGAAGATGATCCTGTTTCTCCAAGAGAAAAGGTGCAGAAGAATTCGTCAGGGGCTACAGATTTTTGTGTGAGAAATATTAAACAGCATGCTTTTGGTAGAAGAGAAATAGAAATTGCTGAGCAGGAGATGCCAGGTATTATGGCACTGCGCAAACGGGCTAGTGACGATAAACCCTTGAAGTCGGCAAAAATTGTTGGTTGTACCCATATTAACGCACAAACTGCCGTTCTAATTGAAACGCTAGCAGAGCTAGGCGCCCAAGTTCGATGGGCAGCATGCAATATTTATTCAACTCAAAATGAAGTTGCTGCTGCATTAGCAGAAGCAGGTTTCCCAATTTTCGCTTGGCGCGGGGAATCCGAAGAAGATTTTTGGTGGTGCATAGATAAATGCGTTAATGCTGAGAATTGGCAACCAAATATGATCCTTGATGATGGAGGAGACGCCACCCACTTAATGCTAAAGAAATATCCTTCCCTCTTCAAAAGCATAAAAGGTATAGTGGAAGAAAGTGTCACAGGAGTGCACCGCCTGTATCAGCTGTCAAAGGCAGGAAAGTTATCAGTGCCTGCGATGAATGTTAACGACTCCGTGACAAAAACGAAGTTTGACAATTTATATAGTTGTAGAGAATCTATTATTGACAGTCTGAAACGATCAACAGATATTATGTTCGGAGGAAAACAGGTTGTCTTATGTGGTTATGGTGAGGTTGGTAAAGGTTGTAGTCAAGCTCTAAAGGGCTTAGGATGCATTGTTTATATAACAGAAATTGATCCTATTTGTGCTTTGCAAGCTTGCATGGATGGGTTTCGCGTAGTCAAATTAAACGAGGTTATACGCACTGTCGATATTGTGATAACTGCCACAGGCAATAAAAATGTTGTAACGCGCGAGTATATGGACAAAATGAAAAACGGTTGCATTGTGTGTAACATGGGACATTCAAACACGGAAATTGATGTGAATAGTCTCCGTACTCCTGATCTCACATGGGAGAAGGTTAGTTCCCAAGTAGACCATGTTATATGGCCAGATGGAAAAAGGATTGTTCTCCTAGCAGAAGGACGCCTTGTCAATCTCAGCTGCTCAAGTCTTCCGTCTTTTGTTGTGTCGATCACCTCAGCAACGCAAGCTCTTGCGCTTATTGAGTTGTTTAATGCACCTCATGGTCGTTATAAGTCTGATGTGTACCTCTTACCAAAGAAGATGGATGAGTATGTAGCAAGTTTACATCTCCCTACATTTGATGCTCATCTAACAGAACTTTCTGATGAACAGGCCAAATACATGGGCCTTAACAAGGCAGGGCCGTTCAAGCCGAACTATTATCGCTACTGA